A single region of the Peromyscus eremicus chromosome 16_21, PerEre_H2_v1, whole genome shotgun sequence genome encodes:
- the Rab23 gene encoding ras-related protein Rab-23, whose amino-acid sequence MLEEDVEVAIKTVVVGNGAVGKSSMIQRYCKGIFTKDYKKTIGVDFLERQIQVNDEDVRLMLWDTAGQEEFDAITKAYYRGAQACVLVFSTTDRESFEAISSWREKVVAEVGDIPTVLVQNKIDLLDDSCIKNEEAEALAKRLKLRFYRTSVKEDLNVNEVFKYLAEKHLQKLKQQITEEPEQTQSSSNKIGVFNTPVGSHLGQNSSTLNGGDIINLRPNKQRTKKTRNPFSSCSIP is encoded by the exons ATGTTGGAGGAAGATGTGGAAGTAGCCATCAAGACGGTGGTCGTAGGGAACGGAGCAGTTGGAAAGTCCAGCATGATTCAGCGATACTGCAAAGGCATTTTTACAAAAGACTACAAGAAAACCATTGGTGTCGACTTTTTGGAGCGACAGATTCA AGTTAACGATGAAGATGTCAGGCTAATGTTATGGGACACCGCAGGCCAGGAGGAATTTGATGCAATCACGAAGGCGTACTATCGAG GAGCCCAGGCTTGTGTGCTTGTATTCTCCACCACAGACAGGGAATCTTTTGAGGCCATTTCCAGCTGGAGAGAAAAAGTAGTAGCGGAAGTTGGAGATATACCAACTGTGCTTGTACAAAACAAGATTGATCTGCTGGACGATTCTTGTATCAAAAA TGAGGAAGCCGAGGCCCTGGCCAAAAGGCTGAAGTTAAGGTTCTACAGGACGTCTGTGAAGGAGGACCTGAATGTGAACGAAG tttttaaatatttggctGAGAAACATCTACAGAAACTCAAACAACAAATAACGGAAGAACCAGAGCAGACACAGTCAAGCAGTAACAAAATCG GTGTCTTTAATACGCCCGTCGGAAGTCACTTGGGTCAGAATTCAAGTACCCTCAACGGTGGAGACATCATCAATCTTAGACCTAACAAACAAAGGACCAAGAAAACCAGAAATCCTTTTAGCAGCTGTAGTATACCCTAA